The Plasmodium relictum strain SGS1 genome assembly, chromosome: 2 genome segment aaaaaaatggaataattatttaaatttttaaattatatgcttattttttattaaaaaattcataagtTTTAAGCATGATTGTCATATAAtggaaaaataaatgataattcaaaatgatttttctattactttctttttaatgatttaaaaatacaacatgtatatattttataaacttTTTAAAGATGTTAAGAAATTTGTTTAAACGTGTATATTTATGTTTGAAGAAGAATTTTCtccatttttaatattcaaaCGTAAATCACTTTATtgtaaaaggaaaaaaaaaaataaagtcataaaatataattaaaattacattaaaaatgaaaaaatgttctttttatattcattttattagaaaaaaaagaaaaaaaaatagtataacaagatagaaaatttaataatatgaagctcattttcaatttatctaaaattttaagaggaacaatataaaaataaatttacccattttttaactaaaaataaaatacaccattttttttttaaatatataatacagctacaaaaaaaaaaaatagtatacTAGAGGACTACTATATTTgataatattcatttaatacactaatatatatatatatttttgtgaaagagtttaaaataaaaaaattaaaattaaaacataaaataataagtaaaccatatattttgaaaaaacgTTGTAAATgaattactaaaaaaataaaaatataattctttttttttttatttagctgtatttaatataatattctcCATCAATtgaagaatatttttataattattttaattattaatcagaaaaaaaaagacactttaattaaaaaaataaaaattctctttttacACATTTTTGTAAAGATACTTGGTTcttgaaatatttaaataaatggaAATTGATACATAAAATAAGATTAATGATATATGTTAACTtgtttgatttttttttttttatcatattctGTCTATTccaatatttatatatttatgtatataaatatttttttttttattcctctgataaaatatatgaattatttaattttaataataaaacttttaatatatttttaatattatacaaatattgatattctaaatatttttagttactggttatttgtttttaatattatttcatttaaaaagagattaaaaataaaaatataaatgaatatatttttttatagaaaatttaaGTTTTGATCATTCAAATGTGTAAGCACACaaacaatttatataaatcaaaactattaaatatattttattataaataaaatgaaaattaaaaaaagaagaaaaaaaattattataaaaaaaggaaatgaaaataaaataagaatgcattaataacaaaatcaatataaaaatcaaataaaattcaaaaaaaaaaaaaaaaaaatacatagcATTACATATGTTCATTGATGTTTAAACCCCAATAATAAAACTTATTTTAGgttgaaaaataaatgaaatatttcaGACAAAATCTACTAATTCTTTCAATATATGAATGccattacattttttttttttctttgtatacaaattactttttttaatatcttaaTACTTatgacaatttttttttttttatatttattttttataaatgtatttttttttttttttttttttatatgataaaatatagggtgtaactttattttatataaaaattagcAATTTAAAAAGCATAcatatgtataatttttaaaaacttttaaaattattttcataatttgtACGTATGAGTGCATATATGATAATTCTTAatcttaaaattattatagttcttttatattatatttttattttcctattttaccttttccttattttttacaCACATGTGCACACATAAATTGttctattttatattttaagaaaagtCTAACatgtttattaatatttactttttttaagacAAAAAATaggtatattaaaaaaaaaattttttgatgaatatatatatatatatgtatatgtaGATATATAGATATGTAGTATTCTTATAAAAAcacttttattatatgtatcGCAGaaactttattatttattataatttattctcaaaattattattataattgatatattttttcttctttttgtgaataaattatatttccttataaaaaaaaagaaaaaaaaaaaaatagaaaatatttttgagtatatgtatatattattgATAGAATGAATGAATATGGTAATCAAATTTATTCTAATCAACCTATAATAATTGATAATGGAAGTGGATATATAAAAGCTGGTTTTGCCGGAGATGATATTCCTAATATTGTATTTCCATCATAGTacaaaatacataaatatataatatcttaaaatcattaaatatatcataaaatatattaataagaaaatatttcaaacatttaatatttttttaattatttttttctttttatgttTAGTGTAGGTAGACCAAAATATAAGAGGGTTATGGCGGGAGCAGTAGAAGGTAACATTTTTGTCGGAAATAAAGcggtaataaaaaaaaatatatatatatatatatttatataattacagtaaaattaataataaatgggATAAAATAGTAAGGATTAAAGagtataattataaaaatctattatattttaattctttcAAATATctgttttttattataggAAGAATATAGGGGACTATTAAAAGTTACTTATCCAATTAATCATGGAATTATTGAAAATTGGAATGATATGGAAAATATTTGGATTCATGTATtcaattctttaaaaattaattcagaagaagtatataaaaattttttttaatttaattaaatgcATATCcacatatttaaatttatttgtttttattttatttatttttaatttttttattttttttatttttagcaTCCTGTCTTATTAACTGAAGCCCCTTTAAATcctcaaaaaaataaagagaaaaTTGCGGAGGTTTTTTTTGAATCATTTAATGTTCCTGCcttatttatttctattcAAGCTATTCTTTCCTTATATTCTTGTGGAAAAACTAATGGGACAGTTTTAGATTGCGGAGATGGAGTTTGCCATTGTGTTTCAATTTATGAAGGTAAAGAGAAAAATTATCAAACAATCTTGAAcactatatatatttacaaataaaaacaaagatttatttataaatattagtattaaaattatatcattattttattatatcataTTTCTATAAAAGGATATAGTATAACAAATACAATAACAAGAACAGATGTTGCAGGAAGAGATATCACAACTTATTTAGGTTATTTGTTAAGAAAAAATGGGCATTTATTTAATACTTCAGCTGAAATGGAAATAGTAAAAACTATGAAAGAAAATTGTTGTTatgtttcttttaatatgaataaagaaaaaaattcttcTGATAAATCTATTACTGCTTTACCTTACATACTTCCTGATGGATCACAAATATTGgttaatatacatataaaaatttcttaaaaattgtttataaataattttttttttttttaataaataatagatTGGATCTGAGAGGTATAGAGCACCAGAAGTTTTGTTTAATCCATCTATTTTAGGATTAGAATATTTAGGTaagataataattaaaaataaaaaattgagtatataaatatatttacctattatatatatatatatatatataggatTATCTGAACTAATAGTTACATCAATAACAAGAGCCGATATGGATTTACGAAAAACTTTATATTCACATATTGTCTTATCTGGAGGAACAACTTTATTTCATGGTTAACTTTAAaactttaatatatatatatatatatataatttttaccattttattttaaacttatagaataataatataatttttattccaatttttttaaaagtgttacattttttttttttttaggtttCGGTGATAGActattaaatgaaattagGAAATTTGCTCCCAAAGATATAAcagtattattataaaaaattattttaatttattcattatctatttattaacatattttatttactttataattgtttttttttttgaatagaTAAGAATTAGTGCACCACCGGAAAGAAAATTCAGTACATTTATAGGAGGATCAATTTTAGCATCTTTAgcaacttttaaaaaaatttggaTATCTAAacaagttaataaaaatataaaataataataaattaaataataaggttttataaatataaaattaattaatatgtgttaaaattaatagaaagaacttttatttatatttatttatttattctttttataggAATTCGACGAATATGGTTCTGTTATACTACACAAAAAAACATTttgagtttttttttttttaatgacaATAAATAGTTTcataagttttttttaatgtttctTTGCATTTATATGAGTACTACTTgtctattatatatattttattcattcAAAATAATATTGTTTACAAATtaaagtatatatttaatattttgcatttttctttttttttttttttacctttATATTAGAATATAGAAATGACTAATATATATTCCATTGATTTGTTAcgttttttatcttttattttttagtaattttttCAGTAGTTTATATTAtcacaaaaaataaaaatttttttttttattaaattcctTCTTTagatttataaatataatttaaaataaaaaaatagacaaaattcaaaaaaaaaaaaaaataaataaataaaaataattgtaaCTTCCTTAATTAACTATGAATTTATTCTCTATACTTTTCATCGTATATGTTTTGTTAGTTTTGCATTCtataaatttagaaaaaaaaaagaaaattaaaagaatttataaaaaaataaatgataaattacattgaaaatttattaccttttaataattgtaatttaattaaacGAAATTTCTTTGCATATTCATTCTTTTGTTCtgatattaaaataattacatatttattttattaattttatatgttcttattaatttattttatgtttacCATTAGGAAGTTCTTTCAACTTTTCatgtataattttattaatggTTGTATTAATAAtctgcaaaaaaaaaaaaaaaaaagaaaaaggattAATTCTATGAAAGGAatgtaattattataattttttttttttttttaatgtttaaaaaaaaaaataaaaaatacgtctaaatgatttaattctatttttggcttcttttgttcttttatagacattatttttttttcttttatattcttGAAATAATTAGAAtatttgtatataaaaaataaaatttctaaaaactttttaataaaaaaaaaatatatatatactagtataaaattttgtatttatattattttagataaaggttaaaaaaaaatatatatatatatataacttttttttttttaaaagaattaatttcCAGAGATAATATTTTCCTTTGCCATTTGTAATTCCCTTTAATaacattaattattttaaagaaatttttgttttttttttcttttaatctaatagcatattttttatgatatttgtgattttttataattgtcTTATTAGATATGTACTTAAATTTCtttctatttatatttctctttaaacattttttaagaggagtatttataaaaatttgtatataattgtaataatctaatgaaaaaaaaaataaacatgaatatatatatgaatacaCATACTTGTACATTTCACGTATTCATTTTgggtttttttaaaaaatagacaaaaaaaaattacattttttagataatatataatactgTTTTCTCATTGATGGCAAATGAAAGGTATCATTTaagataattattttattttcagatttttcattataataataatttcttttttttttattatcatttataaaactttccttattaattttcattatattcatACAATATTCATATGCAATTTTTCTTGCTTTTTTCCAATTTTTAGTTTGATTAATTAatgttactttttttttttttttctctttttttataacaaacTTTTCATTCTtgatatttgtttttttaagaaataaataaaaagtatcatttatttttttagagaaagttatatattttttatttaatgtatataaatattttttattacgtttgctatatttaaatgatttttcttctatattaTGATAAAATTGTTTTTCAATAAAATCAGTTGATATGTTGTAAatacaaattttatttttttctaaaaattttttaaaatatattttccattttgttatttctttatgtaaaatgaaaaatattttagaattcttaaaataatcaaataattttgggtatttttttattctccATCTTTTAAATGTATACTTTCCTTGTTTGTTATTATtcttaagaattttttttttcagattATTTAATTTCATGTATTTATTAGGATAaaaatatctattttttataataatatcaaAATGCCTAATCAAATATATTAGATATTTGAAAGaaattcttaatttttttttttttatatagacTAATTTATATCTATAGTTATTTAtcctataaaaatatttaattaattcaataaagaatattttttctcttatatatttataaggCTTCTTCtttgttaaatttaaaaaaaaataaagaaataaaagaagctttttttttttttttaataaaaaatttatgaatgTGTCTTTACCACTACAAGGGCTACCATATAATAATACTAAgcaattcattttatttattaaatagaaaaaaaaaaaaaaggaaatatctaaaaaaaaaattaaaagaaattgaagaaaaaaaaattatgaatgaTTAAAGAAGGAATTATCATAGAAAGATTATcaaacaataatttttttttgaaaaaaaagtaaaagaaaatataattaaagaaaataataaaatattaataattataataaaaaaaaaattgtaacaATAAATGGGATAGTAACATAgttttagaaaaattatttacaaaaaaaaaaaaaatttttaaatgaaagaacaaaaaaaaaaaaaaaaaagaagacttctataaaattttaacaaatgataattatatttttatataatttaataataaagaaattaaataaaaatataatttttagttCTTTTCACTTTTTAAAGTAAACATATGATTCATGTAGCAATCTATATCAAAaacatttaaatttaatttattaaaaatttctttatagtattttcttttatattttttttcaaaaatatttattattgttcctttattatttattcttcCTATTCTTCCACATCTATGTACATATTCTGTTGAatctaaatttaaataaaaaaaaaatatatatatatatatatatataatgtctctaataaaatttatatgacttatttatatatatgtatgtcttttattatttcacaAAAAATTACTTAGAGGCATATCAAAATTAACAACGGTTGTAAATCCCATACAATTTATTCCTCTATATAGTAAATTTgttgatataaataaaaagtttacgtatttttttaaatttttataatctattaaatcatttttaaaaaaatttgcataattaatatctttgaaaatttttttttttttttgtttttctttatcaCAAAAGATTGTCTGAATATCTACATCAAAACGGTTTTTAAATAAACTCCATATGTCCATTACCTTTTTCTAAAaagtaagaaaaaaattgaaaaatatataaaaataaaaaaaatattttaaaatatttaaaaaaaaataaaaaaatgcatcttattaaaataatattaagtTACTTTAGTGTTACAAAAAACTAAAACATTCTTATTCAAGGGATTTGAAAAcaaaattcttaaaaaattggaaattgcattattattttttttttttttccttatatcatagtaataatttaaatgtatCAAATTTTCTGGTATTTTAGCTAtctcatttattttaaataactcATTTAACATATTCCTTTCGTTTTTGTAATTAATAGAggatatatgtttttttaattctccATCCTTGTTCTGTATAGCattatcttcatttattaattcatttttattctcattatttatttcaattttgctttttttatctatcatttcatttttattttcattatttatttcccAATTATCTTTTTGATTTACAATTGAATTATTTAGTAAATTGCTTCTTTCTAGTGTATTTTCACTAATTTTATATCttaaattttgtaaaaaatttgTTGTTATTATATGTTTTGTATAAGTTAGGTAAGAATATACTGCAGATGTAGCACTACAACAAATTACGTTAGtatatgatattttttttatattatttagtttattttcttctttattatttaagtaAATACTTTTCAGTAgtttagaaaaatatatattttctagttttattttttgacaACTACTTTTATCATcactatttttaaaagaattaaaaaagaaatcatATTCGTCAAATATAACtgtagaaatattttttaattttataatttttctttcatgTATTAATTTATCTAGCCTTCCTGGTGTGccaatgtatatatttatattttgtatttcattaaaaaatttattgttATGATTCTTATTACTTTCATTACAGTCATTACTTGTATTGTTATCAATACTGGAGTTATTAATACTATCTGCGTTTTCACttgtaatatttattttttttttttttaaactttttagctgatattttatattgtttCCACCAATTAGTAGGTATgcattaatattaattttttttttaaaatttacattTATCTTTTCAATAATAGATtgttcttctttttctattaagttggaaaaaattaatgaatcattgtttttaaaaaaatttgaattaaaagatttataaaaagagttaattatatctttatataattcataaaTTTGCACAGCCAGTTCTTTATTATAGGTAAGAATTagaatatcatttttttttcttatttttaaatcgTTTATATTCTTATCAATCCACTTATTTACTTTatgattataatttattatctcattttttaaactatTGTCTTGATCTACcacttttttcttctttttattaattaaacatttataaatattattcattCTTTGTAGGTTATATtcatcaaaaaaattatctttta includes the following:
- the ARP1 gene encoding actin-related protein yields the protein MNEYGNQIYSNQPIIIDNGSGYIKAGFAGDDIPNIVFPSYVGRPKYKRVMAGAVEGNIFVGNKAEEYRGLLKVTYPINHGIIENWNDMENIWIHVFNSLKINSEEHPVLLTEAPLNPQKNKEKIAEVFFESFNVPALFISIQAILSLYSCGKTNGTVLDCGDGVCHCVSIYEGYSITNTITRTDVAGRDITTYLGYLLRKNGHLFNTSAEMEIVKTMKENCCYVSFNMNKEKNSSDKSITALPYILPDGSQILIGSERYRAPEVLFNPSILGLEYLGLSELIVTSITRADMDLRKTLYSHIVLSGGTTLFHGFGDRLLNEIRKFAPKDITIRISAPPERKFSTFIGGSILASLATFKKIWISKQEFDEYGSVILHKKTF
- the PSTK gene encoding L-seryl-tRNA(Sec) kinase, putative; protein product: MNCLVLLYGSPCSGKDTFINFLLKKKKKLLLFLYFFLNLTKKKPYKYIREKIFFIELIKYFYRINNYRYKLVYIKKKKLRISFKYLIYLIRHFDIIIKNRYFYPNKYMKLNNLKKKILKNNNKQGKYTFKRWRIKKYPKLFDYFKNSKIFFILHKEITKWKIYFKKFLEKNKICIYNISTDFIEKQFYHNIEEKSFKYSKRNKKYLYTLNKKYITFSKKINDTFYLFLKKTNIKNEKFVIKKEKKKKKVTLINQTKNWKKARKIAYEYCMNIMKINKESFINDNKKKRNYYYNEKSENKIIILNDTFHLPSMRKQYYILSKKYYYNYIQIFINTPLKKCLKRNINRKKFKYISNKTIIKNHKYHKKYAIRLKEKKNKNFFKIINVIKGNYKWQRKILSLEINSFKKKKNIKEKKIMSIKEQKKPKIELNHLDIINTTINKIIHEKLKELPNEQKNEYAKKFRLIKLQLLKGNKFSM